TCTAAAAGGTGATCATGTAAGGTTTCAACTTCGCGCAGGGCACTGTGGCAACTGCGTAAGGTAATTGAGTCATCACTTGGCAATAAGGTGCGGCGGGCATGAATGTCTTGATACAAACTGGCGTTTGGCCCTAATGGCTGGCCGAGTGTTTCCATTTGTAAGATATCGTATTGCACCCCGTGCAGCAGATTATTCGGCTCAGGCTCAACATAACAGTCGTAACCAAAGTCGGTGTGTTCTGGCGGCAGAGACAGTAATAAATCCAGCAGTTCGCGGCCCATTTGACCATTATTGGCCAGTATAGGGTTACCCACTTCGAGCTTGTCTTCCCAGTCTTGGTCGAGTTGTTTTTTATTGGCATATTGCAGTGCCATGCGGGCGCGGGTTTTCGGCTCAATAATATCGCCCCAATAATGCTGGCAAGGGCTGAGAGATAACATAATGACATCAATTCGACTGGCTAAATGGTACAGCACATCGAGGGTTTGTGGCGGCATGGATGAAATACCAAACACGTATAACCGCGCGGGCAACATCGATAAATCGGTATCTGGATTAGCCAGGGTTGCAATTAAATCGGCATGTAAATTGGCGCGATGATAATGGCTGGCGTGCAAATGATGTTGGTTATAATCGATTAATGCTCGCCACAGGATCGGTTGCCATAGCTGGTTTTCATCTAACGCCAAGCGGTTGTCTAGGCTCGATAATGGCTGGTTTTGCTCCCACGCTAAAATCCACTCAGGGCGATAGACTAAGTATTGGTCAAAAATATCGGCAATGCGGCCACACAGTTGAAATAGTTTAATTGCGTCATGTGACTGATTGAGCTGCAATATGGCGTGGGTGTTTGCTGTATTAGTATTAGTATTAGTATTAGTATCGGTATCAGTTTCAGTATTTGCGTTTACATCTGTATCAAGAACATCGGTATCAGCGATATCAGTTGTGGTATCAACTTGAGGCGATAAGTACTGTTTGAGTGGGCTAAAGTCAGGGTTATCTAACAGACTTGGTAATAAGTCCATTAATTTCCACGTCATCGCCGCTTTGGTAAAGGCGTTATCTTTGGGTACATCGGGCAGTAAATCATGGCATAACTGCCAGGTAAAACTCGAGGGTAACGGGAACGATAATGCGGCGGCGATACCATTGTGTTTAGCGATTTCTAAACGCAGCCAAGTCGACATCCCCGGGCTTTGAACTAACACATGCTCACTGGCTAATAAACTAACGTTATCTAAACGAATAGCCAACAGTTTGGCCAGTTGTTCAGATAACACTTCCATCTGATTAGATTGAATTAAAGTAAGCATGGGCGACCCGCTAATTTGAGATTAATTCATTCTATGGACTCTGCCTTAAATCATCAATCAAAACCGTTAATAATCAGGATGATTGCTGATGTTGTGCGCAAGATCAATTGCGTAACAGCCGTAAGCGTAATCGGCGATATAACTGCCTAAAGCGTTGCTGCTGTTGCTGGATTTGTAATTCCGACAGTGGTTGATATTTAAGTGCTACATAGGCACTGCTTAGGGCAGTAAAGTCCGCTGCCACTTGAGGGGTAAGGGCGCTTAAATGTGCGTTAACCGCTGCGGCGTAATCAGACGCTGCTTGACCTTGTTGACGGGCGATGCCTTTTTTAGCTAAGCGTTGGCAAATGAGTTGATAGCGTTTATTAAGCGGATCTTGGTGGCGATCAACATTGAACAAACCGGCGTAATAGGCAATAACCAGTGCGATAATGATGAAGCTAAAAATCATCAGTAAGGCGATTTTGGTGCTGCTAACATCACCCAATAATTTTGCTAACACTTGCTGTTTACGTTGCTCGTCAAAACCTAATACCCACACACTCCAGTAGTAATCGATACTGGCAAATTGTTGGCGCAATTCATTTAACCATGGGTATTGTTTCATGTGCAGCGTGCTAAAAGGGCTGTCTTGTAAGTAGCTGCTTTGGCTGTCAAAGGTGGCGTCAAATCCATCTAATACCCGCTGCGGTGCAATCATTGCGGTAGGGTCAAAACGCTGCCAACCTTGGCCTTCAAACCACACTTCGGTCCATGCATGGGCCATGTATTGATAAACACTGTAATAACCCGCTTTGGCATTATAATCGCCGCCCTGATAACCGGTCACCATACGAGTCGGAATGCCGCTAGCGCGTGCCATAAACACTAGCGCAGAGGCGTAATGAGCACAAAATCCTGCACGGTTTTCAAACAGGAAATCATCAATTTGTTGCTCGCCAACACTAGGCGGGCTCAAGGTGTAGTAATAGGCTTGTTCAGCAAAGTAATTCATCATCGCATTAATACGCGCTTGTGGATCTGGATAATCTTTGGCGAACTGCAAACCGAGTTTTCGGGTTTTTGGATTGCTATTGGCTGGCAACGCAAGGTTTAGCTGTTGGGTATTTGAGTCGAGTTTGAGACCCATGATCGTCTCAGGATATGAGGTCACTCTATAGCTCATTCGCTGATCGACAGGCCTTAACGAATACAAACGATAATCTGCTAATTCAACCACTTGATCATTGCTGCTAAACGCTTCATCTAAGCCATATAGCCATTTTTGATGACTGGGTTCGCTAATGACCACATAGTCGATTTTTTTACTGCTAGGATTAGCATTAGCACTAGCAACGTTGTTAGGGGCTTGGCGCATGGGCTTGTTAAAGTATGCCTGTCGCTGAATTTGTTGAATACTGGGGTCTTGACGCCAGGTTTTGCCGTCATAATTTTCCATCACCAGAGTACGCCAATACAAATCCTGATTGGCAGGTCCTAGGGTGCTGCCATCTGGATTATCAAAACCCACTCTAAAGGCTAATTCTGCTGAGCGAGTGAGCTTACTAATGTCACCAAATGACATTTCATCAGACAAACCTGTCTTGGCCGTTTTCATATTAGGCACTAACCATAATGGCCCAAGGCGTGGGAACACCACAAACAGTAATATGGCTAACGGAAGACTTTGTAATATTATTTTAAGGCTAAAACTGAGGTTAGCGACTTTGTTCGATTTGTCTTGGTAAACACTGATTAATACGCCGGTATTGAGCACCGCTACCGCCAATAAGTGCAGGGTATTAAGCATGCTTTGTTGATCAAGCAAGGTCAGGCCGATAAGGAAATAGCCGACTAACACAATGGCTTTAACATCTCTCAGTTCGCGCATTTCAATATATTTTAACGCGTAACCTAAAATTAATAAGTTCACCAACGCATTGAGCAAACCGATTTCACTCGACACTAAGGCGAGGGTGGTAGCGGCGCCAATGGCCAAAGTGGTTACCAATAGTTTAGGTGGAGCGGCTACTTTGCCGAGAAAAATCCCCACGCGCCAAACAAAACAAATGGCACAAATACCAATGCTCCACAGGGTCGCTTGTTGATGTAAAGGGCTGAGGATGGCTACATTGGTGATTAACAACCAAAACAAGGTATTGCGGCTAATGATGGTATCAAAGTTATCGGTCATGATGGTTCACCCACGGATGAGGTTGCCACATTACCTGGATTAAAATCGGGATTCATATGTGTGGGTGCATGATAAGTTGCAATGGCGGTATGACAAGCCACTCGATGGGCTTCGCCTGTTTGCTGATTGATAATATGCTCATCCAGAATTAAGCCAAATATTTGCTGCGATTGACTTAACTTATCGACTTGCCATGCGAGTTTGCTGAGCTTGTGTTCAATGTCATTGCCCGATGTGCTGGCCAAGGTTAACCAAACGGGTAATCCTTCTGGCTCAGCAAATTCTTTGGATAACATGCCTTTGCCCTGAGCCCATTTTTTCCACGCCACTTGTTTAAGTGATTCACCGGGAATATAGCTGCGTAAGCCTTTGTAGTCGTCAACACCTGGGCGCAATTTACCGTGTTCATTGTGGTTATCATTATCGCTAATATGGCTTGCCAATTCGATATCACACATTTCTGGTTTAGCGAAAATAACATGATGAATATCTAAGTCGACATAGGACCATGCGCGGCATAATCCTAACGGAAAGTAGGATGAGACTTTGATTCGCCCAGGGTTTAATTTGCCACGTTTAGGCTGTTCAAACGGCACAATTGCAATAGTTTGCTCGTGCATTTGTTTAACCCGAACATGGCGCTGGTAACTAAATTGCAAACAAATTTGTTGGTGGGTGGTGTCGGGATTATTTTGGCGAGTATGGCCGGTTAACATGATAGGAAATGGCATGCTGTCTTCGGCATAACCTTGCGGTGGCGTGACGGCATTAAATGTTAACCCTGCAAGATTTTTATAACTGTAAATTATGCAAGTATGGAACACACTGGCGAGCAATAAGCTTAAGCCAATCACCAAGTTATTTTGATAATTGGTGCCAAACAAATACAGTAAAACGATCAACCCAATCCACACTAATCCAAAACCACTGGGGAGAATAAAAATACCTTTGTGGCTGAGGGTAATCTGCTTTTGCGGTGGCAGGCGCTTACTTATCCACCTTGACCAGCGTTGGATTAACGATGCTGGAATTAACCGACGTAACCGAGACGGCTTAATAGCGCCATTGGCATAGGTTGTTGAAGAGTGCTTGTTTGCTGTCGTCGATTTAGCCATGTGCCTGCGCCGTTAACGTATTGGGTTGACGCTGGCGAGAATAGTGTCAGACAACGCTTGGCCTTGAAATTGACTACTGCTGCGAATGCGGTGTTCGGCAACCGAGGCAAATACCGCTTGAATATCTTCGGGTACCACGTACTGGCGTTGATTGATAAAAGCCCATGCTTTGGCTGCTTGTAGCAAAGCAATACTGGCTCGTGGCGATAAACCGTTAGCGACATTGTGTTGCCGAGAAAAATCAACCAAGGCAATTAAATAATTCAGTACCGCATCAGATGCCGACACTTGCGCCACTTGTTGTTGCAGTAGCATTAGCTCTTGCGGCGTTAAGCATTGTGATAATGATGCTGGTTTATTGGCTTGAGTGCGTGATTTTAACATGGCTAACTCGGCTTCTGCACTGGGATAACCGATAGAAATACGCATCATAAATCGATCGAGTTGCGATTCTGGTAAGGGGAAGGTGCCGGCTTGATCAACTGGGTTTTGGGTGGCGATAACAAAAAAAGGTGAACTCAGCGGATGGGTGATGCCATCAATGGTTATTTGTTGTTCAGCCATAGCTTCAAGCAAAGCACTTTGGGTCTTGGGGCTGGCACGGTTAATTTCATCGGCCAACAACATTTGATTAAATATTGGGCCTTTATGAAAGATAAATTGTTGTTGTTCTTTGCTGTAAATGGACACCCCAAGAATGTCCGCTGGTAGCATGTCGCTGGTAAATTGGATCCGCTGGTAACTCATGCCTAAACTGCTGGCAATACCTTGAGACAAACTGGTTTTGCCCATGCCGGGTAGATCTTCAATCAGTAAATGACCTTTGGCGAGGATACAAGCGACGGCAAGTTTTATCTGCTCAGGTTTACCGAGCAATACTTGGCTTAGTTGGTTAAGTAATGTTTGAATAGTTGATTGCGACACGAAAACTCCAACTGTTAGTAATAAACCGTTGTGGGTTTATTGTAAATGACGGTTTGTAGTGATGGTTTGTCGTTTTATTCTAAAGCCATTTCTCGCTATGGTTACTCGCTATGGTTACTCGCTATGGTTACTCGCTATGATTTCTCGCTATGTTTTAGCGCTTCGGTTTCTAACTTTGATATATTGCCACGATTGCTCATTGCCTGATCCATATGGCCTATTGCATTTACCCACAAGTGGACTTCAATAATCAGCCAGTCTGTACCATATTTAAAGCATACGTTATCTTGCTGACGGGTGTGAAACAAAATACACCGCCACAGCGTGGCGGCTATTGCGAATAAAAACGAATAACAACTGCTAACAAAAACTAACTGCTAGCAACTAAAAAGGTAACTAACAATTAATCGTGCTTAATAAAGGTAGCTGAGTTCTTTTGAACTAAACATTCCTTCACTTAACGATTTTTGCTGTTGGAATATCATTCGATAACTCAACACCGCTTGAACATATTCGCGAGTTTCAGTGTAAGGAATCGTTTCAATAAAACTCATCACATCTAAGCTGCCATTAGACTGTCTTAACCAACGTCTCACGCTACCAGGACCAGCATTATACGCTGCTGTTGCCAACACGCGGTTTTGGTCAAACTGTTTAAGTAATTCACTGTAATAGGCGCTGCCTAACATAATGTTTACTTTAGGGTCGTACAGGTCTTTTACGTTATTAAAAGGTATTTTGTTCTTTTTGGCCGTTTGTTTGGCGGTAGCAGGCATTAATTGCATTAAACCTCTAGCCCCCACACCAGAGGTGGCATACAGATAGAACGCACTTTCTCGACGAGAAATAGCGCGGATTTCGTCAATGTCTACCGAGAACTTTTTACTGGCTTTGAGGAACTCATCGTTAGCCGCCTCAGGAAAACGCAGTACAAGTGAATTCCATAATTTGCCCTGAATACTGGATTCAACACTAAACGCATGCCAGCCATTGCTTAAGGCAAATAGACCATATTGGGCGGTCATTTCACTGTTGTGGCGGCGCATTAAATACAGCCATTCGTTGCGAGCATCAATTTGCTTATCTAAAGCCATTAATTCCACTACGCGCGCTAAACCAGGGTCTTGGTTTAATGTTGCTTGCAACGCTGGATTAGGGGCTAAATTGTCGTCGTTCATCGCCAGAGGTTTGCCTAACGCTTCAGCCGCATTAAAACCGTAAAAATTACGCTCACCACTTAAGGTTGACTGTAATTGGGTTGCGCGGTTTTTGTCATGGCGCGAGGTCATTTTAGCTTGCCAATATTGCCAGCGAGAATCGACCTTACCTTGATCGCTCAATAACGCTAAATACTTTTCTACTGTGCTGAAATCTTGCTCTCGAATAGCCCAACGTAAGCGCATTTCGTATAAATCGTCCGATTTCAGTAATGGCAGCATGGTATCAATATGCGCCACCAGTTTGGCGTCTTGCTTAATCAGCGCTCGGCGGACTAAATAGCGATTGAGCTGGCGCGCTTCAAGGTCGCTGAAGCGGTTGGCTTTTTGATATTTAACATACAATTTAATCGCTTGATGTAAATCCTTTTGCGCTAGCTTACGTAAGCCGGCATCAACAATATCGCCCACTATGGGTTTAGAGCTGGAAAACTTGTTCATGTGACGTAAAATATTAGGGTCGCGATAAACCGACAATAGTAGTTTGGCTTCATTATCGTGTTGGGTGACTTTTTGCGATAAATAACTCAGCAAACTGGATTGACTAGCATTAAAGCTGAGCAACATCCGCGCCCAAATGAGCTCCTGGGTGCGATAGCCCGCTTTAGTCCATTGGTTTATCACCGCATCGCATTCATTGGGACGTGAATAGCCATGAACCCATAAACGTTCTATGCCTTTGTAAGCCATGGTTTCGTTACCAGCATCAAGTTGAGCCTGGTAGTAATAACACTGTAAGCGCACATCGTTAGGAGTGTCTGGCGCTATCACTAGAAAGTCTTGCCAACGCTGTTTTTTACCGGCATTGAGCAGGTAGCGATAACGCGCATTGTTATAAAGTGGCGTGGTATCAAATTGGTTGATGGCATTGAGCGCTTTGTCGCCAGGAGATTGCACTATGCTGTCGATTTTTGCGTGGTAATCAAGGTAAACCGTTAATGGATAGTCGCCGAGTTGGTTGCGAAGGGCTTGATACTTGTCGAGCTGTTTTTTATCCAGAGCTTGGCGAGCATCAAGATAGCGTTGCTGTTGTGAAGTCAGCGCATTAGCTTGGCTAATAAAGGCCAATGATGTACTAAGTAATAATGCGCCTGTAATTAAAGTGTTCGCCCAAGTTTTACGCATTTAAATGACAATCTCCGCCTCTGTATTTCGTTTGCTATCAGTATGTGTTTGATAAATGATTGCTAATAAGTGTTGCTGTAAATAAATATGTTACGGCTTGAGTGACTATTAACCTTGTTGCTTAAATAAAGATTAATCATCACTCATTTTATCGATTAACTATTACTGGCGTGCTTTTCGACTGACTCATCAAGTGCACGGTTGAGCAATTGTTTATCTAACTGCTTACTGGTGTCTACGCCTAATTGCTGCATGTAATGCGCTTGTCTAATGACGTTACCTTTGCCCGAAGACAATTTTGCCATGGCACTTTGATAGCTTTTATCTGCCGTATCTAAGGCGCGCCCGAGTTTTTCCATATCTTCCAAATAGCCGCATAATTTGTCGTAAATACGACTTGCTTGTTTGGCGATATTTTGGGCATTTTGATTTTGGTACTCATAACGCCATATATTATTGATAGTACGCAAAGCCACTAATAAGTTAGTCGGACTGACCAGCATAATATTTTGCTCTAAAGCGAAATTGACTAAGCTTGGGTCGTATTCAATGGCCAGTAAAAATGCCGGCTCAATGGGAATAAACATTAGCACATAGTCCAAGCTCTTAAGGCCATGCAACTTATGATAATCTTTTTGACTAAGGCCTTTAATATGCTGCCTAATTGATAATGCATGTTCTTTTATGGCTTGGTCGCGAATAACTTTGTCTTCGCTATTAAAGTAACGTTCATAGCTAACTAACGACATTTTGGCATCGATTACTACGTCTTTTTGCTCGGGTAAATGCACAATCACATCGGGCTTAAAACGCTTGCCGTTATCGTCTTTTAAATCTTGTTGGGTTTGGTACTCATGGCCTTCGCGTAAACCACTTTCTTGTAGTACGCGCTCTAAAATGACTTCACCCCAATTACCTTGCTGCTTGTTGTCACCTTTAAGCGCTTTTGTCAGGTTAATGGCGTCTTGGCTCATTTTTAAGTTGAGATCGCGCAAATTATCTAATTGATGTTTCAATGCGCTACGTTCAGATTGCTCATGAGTATACGACTCTTGAATTTGACGTCTGAAACCTTCTAATTGTTGTTTCAGTGGCCCGAGAACACCGTCAATTTGCGAGACATTTTGTTGTTTAAAGCTTTCACTGCGTTCTTCAAAAATCCGATTAGCCAGGTTTTCAAATTGCAGTTTAAGGCGTTCTTCAGCAGACTCGAGTAGCACGATTTTATCTTGTAATGACTTTTGCTCTGTTTCTGCTTTGACCAAAATCGTTTGTTGCACCGCGTTTGACTTGGCTAAGTTGAGCTGCGATTCCATTAAACGATGTTGGGTGTCGACCATTTGTTGCTCGACGAGGTTAACCCTGTCTGCTTTGGTTTCTGCGCTGGAAAGTTGGCCAATCAAATCTTCTATCTTGCTTTGCAGATGATTACTGTGATCGATTTTATCATCGAGATTATCTTGTAATCTCGACATTTCTATTTGAACTTCGTTGAGCTGTTGAAGTGTTTGTTGTTCATGTTGAAGTTTAAGTTGCTCCCATCGTTTACGAGTTAATCGTTGATTGATTAGGGCGCCAATTAAAAAGGCAACAAACGCGACAGCAATCACAGCTGCAATTTGAGGAGGAGTTAACGACACTGCAAAAGGCATAACAAAAACCGATAGAAAATAATGGTTAAGGGTCGCACGGCTAATAAGCAGCTGCAAGGGGTAAACTAAGGATTTAATGAAATATTGTTGTTAATGATTAAATTTAAATCTACTCGCAATATTGGTGCGTACAGACAACTATGATGACATGCTCAGTGTGCTATTTTGCGAATAGATAAAGGTTAGCGGTTTTTTAGTTGTTTTTAACCATCAGCTGAAATAAAAATAGCTTTTTACCTGTCTATTGAGAGACGTAAGGCAGATTATAGTGACACTTGGCTGTCGACAAATATTTTAACGAGGTGATTTATGACCGGTAAAAAACGTTTTACTCAAGGCATACAAAAACGTGCTTCTTGGCATATTCCTGATAACCAAGTTACGCCTGAGTCGGTATTTAATGATCGTCGTAACATTATTAAAGCCTTAGGGTTAGGTGCCTTAGGAGCGAGTTTACCTGGTCAGGTTCAAGCCGGTATTTTTGATTTGTTTGGCGAGCAAAAAGCACAAAATCCTTTTGTCACTCAAGGCTTGCAATACGCTACACCTGCCAAATTTGTGTTACCTAATCCGAAAACCCCAGAAGACAAGGTG
The nucleotide sequence above comes from Shewanella sp. Arc9-LZ. Encoded proteins:
- a CDS encoding DUF3488 and transglutaminase-like domain-containing protein, which gives rise to MTDNFDTIISRNTLFWLLITNVAILSPLHQQATLWSIGICAICFVWRVGIFLGKVAAPPKLLVTTLAIGAATTLALVSSEIGLLNALVNLLILGYALKYIEMRELRDVKAIVLVGYFLIGLTLLDQQSMLNTLHLLAVAVLNTGVLISVYQDKSNKVANLSFSLKIILQSLPLAILLFVVFPRLGPLWLVPNMKTAKTGLSDEMSFGDISKLTRSAELAFRVGFDNPDGSTLGPANQDLYWRTLVMENYDGKTWRQDPSIQQIQRQAYFNKPMRQAPNNVASANANPSSKKIDYVVISEPSHQKWLYGLDEAFSSNDQVVELADYRLYSLRPVDQRMSYRVTSYPETIMGLKLDSNTQQLNLALPANSNPKTRKLGLQFAKDYPDPQARINAMMNYFAEQAYYYTLSPPSVGEQQIDDFLFENRAGFCAHYASALVFMARASGIPTRMVTGYQGGDYNAKAGYYSVYQYMAHAWTEVWFEGQGWQRFDPTAMIAPQRVLDGFDATFDSQSSYLQDSPFSTLHMKQYPWLNELRQQFASIDYYWSVWVLGFDEQRKQQVLAKLLGDVSSTKIALLMIFSFIIIALVIAYYAGLFNVDRHQDPLNKRYQLICQRLAKKGIARQQGQAASDYAAAVNAHLSALTPQVAADFTALSSAYVALKYQPLSELQIQQQQQRFRQLYRRLRLRLLRN
- a CDS encoding DUF58 domain-containing protein gives rise to the protein MAKSTTANKHSSTTYANGAIKPSRLRRLIPASLIQRWSRWISKRLPPQKQITLSHKGIFILPSGFGLVWIGLIVLLYLFGTNYQNNLVIGLSLLLASVFHTCIIYSYKNLAGLTFNAVTPPQGYAEDSMPFPIMLTGHTRQNNPDTTHQQICLQFSYQRHVRVKQMHEQTIAIVPFEQPKRGKLNPGRIKVSSYFPLGLCRAWSYVDLDIHHVIFAKPEMCDIELASHISDNDNHNEHGKLRPGVDDYKGLRSYIPGESLKQVAWKKWAQGKGMLSKEFAEPEGLPVWLTLASTSGNDIEHKLSKLAWQVDKLSQSQQIFGLILDEHIINQQTGEAHRVACHTAIATYHAPTHMNPDFNPGNVATSSVGEPS
- a CDS encoding MoxR family ATPase, with the translated sequence MSQSTIQTLLNQLSQVLLGKPEQIKLAVACILAKGHLLIEDLPGMGKTSLSQGIASSLGMSYQRIQFTSDMLPADILGVSIYSKEQQQFIFHKGPIFNQMLLADEINRASPKTQSALLEAMAEQQITIDGITHPLSSPFFVIATQNPVDQAGTFPLPESQLDRFMMRISIGYPSAEAELAMLKSRTQANKPASLSQCLTPQELMLLQQQVAQVSASDAVLNYLIALVDFSRQHNVANGLSPRASIALLQAAKAWAFINQRQYVVPEDIQAVFASVAEHRIRSSSQFQGQALSDTILASVNPIR
- a CDS encoding transglycosylase SLT domain-containing protein, whose protein sequence is MRKTWANTLITGALLLSTSLAFISQANALTSQQQRYLDARQALDKKQLDKYQALRNQLGDYPLTVYLDYHAKIDSIVQSPGDKALNAINQFDTTPLYNNARYRYLLNAGKKQRWQDFLVIAPDTPNDVRLQCYYYQAQLDAGNETMAYKGIERLWVHGYSRPNECDAVINQWTKAGYRTQELIWARMLLSFNASQSSLLSYLSQKVTQHDNEAKLLLSVYRDPNILRHMNKFSSSKPIVGDIVDAGLRKLAQKDLHQAIKLYVKYQKANRFSDLEARQLNRYLVRRALIKQDAKLVAHIDTMLPLLKSDDLYEMRLRWAIREQDFSTVEKYLALLSDQGKVDSRWQYWQAKMTSRHDKNRATQLQSTLSGERNFYGFNAAEALGKPLAMNDDNLAPNPALQATLNQDPGLARVVELMALDKQIDARNEWLYLMRRHNSEMTAQYGLFALSNGWHAFSVESSIQGKLWNSLVLRFPEAANDEFLKASKKFSVDIDEIRAISRRESAFYLYATSGVGARGLMQLMPATAKQTAKKNKIPFNNVKDLYDPKVNIMLGSAYYSELLKQFDQNRVLATAAYNAGPGSVRRWLRQSNGSLDVMSFIETIPYTETREYVQAVLSYRMIFQQQKSLSEGMFSSKELSYLY
- the rmuC gene encoding DNA recombination protein RmuC codes for the protein MPFAVSLTPPQIAAVIAVAFVAFLIGALINQRLTRKRWEQLKLQHEQQTLQQLNEVQIEMSRLQDNLDDKIDHSNHLQSKIEDLIGQLSSAETKADRVNLVEQQMVDTQHRLMESQLNLAKSNAVQQTILVKAETEQKSLQDKIVLLESAEERLKLQFENLANRIFEERSESFKQQNVSQIDGVLGPLKQQLEGFRRQIQESYTHEQSERSALKHQLDNLRDLNLKMSQDAINLTKALKGDNKQQGNWGEVILERVLQESGLREGHEYQTQQDLKDDNGKRFKPDVIVHLPEQKDVVIDAKMSLVSYERYFNSEDKVIRDQAIKEHALSIRQHIKGLSQKDYHKLHGLKSLDYVLMFIPIEPAFLLAIEYDPSLVNFALEQNIMLVSPTNLLVALRTINNIWRYEYQNQNAQNIAKQASRIYDKLCGYLEDMEKLGRALDTADKSYQSAMAKLSSGKGNVIRQAHYMQQLGVDTSKQLDKQLLNRALDESVEKHASNS